The genomic stretch TTGCTGATAAATTTTTTTGAGAGTATTTATATCTTGAGGAGAAATAACAGGAATTTCTCTTGTGTGGGAATGATACATAACATCAGTAATATTTAAACTGTGTCCCCAAATACCGATGGCATGACCTAATTCGTGGGTAAGATTAGTTACTAGGTAGTCAAATGTTTGATGAGGATTGACTTCGATCGACATTTTGTGTCGTAATTGAGGAGGTTTAGTATCCGTTAAATAGAATTTAACCGTAGTCGTGGCTGCTTTTGCTCTAGGAAGATTGTATAAGCCTGTTTGGGGGTTTATTTCCGCTTTAAATTGAGGATAACGACGATAAATAAGAATATCTGCATTTTCTGGATTATCTACTTCTGTTAATGATATATAAATATTCCATGACTCGATCGCAATTCTAACGGCTTTTTGCCATTGATGAAACTGAGTTAAACCAGATGGAGATAAATCTTGATCAGGAGATTGCAGATACACTTTAACAGGAAAATC from Geminocystis sp. NIES-3709 encodes the following:
- a CDS encoding peptidase metallopeptidase, translating into MKAVVNFIFILLLSSGIFITINNSVKAKETNLPTLKVHPLPISLQNWTSKIKEDYFSEIEPHLAGYLIWSDFPVKVYLQSPDQDLSPSGLTQFHQWQKAVRIAIESWNIYISLTEVDNPENADILIYRRYPQFKAEINPQTGLYNLPRAKAATTTVKFYLTDTKPPQLRHKMSIEVNPHQTFDYLVTNLTHELGHAIGIWGHSLNITDVMYHSHTREIPVISPQDINTLKKIYQQPTRLGWNI